One Skermanella pratensis genomic window, CCAGCAGCAGGATGTCGCCGGCGCTCAGGCTGGCGTCGCGCAGCCGCCCCTCGAACCGGCGGCCCTGCCGGGATACCGCGACCAGGTTGACGCCCCAGCGCTCCCGCAGGTCCAGGGACAGGGCGCTGCTGCCCTGGATCAGGGCGTTGGGCGCCACTATCGCCTCGGTCAGGACCAGCTGCCGCCCGCCGCCCCCCTGAGCCACCAGGGCGAAGCCCTCCAGTTCGACCAGTTGCCGCAGGGTGGCGGTGTCGGTCTCCAGCAGCACCACGTCGCCGGACTGGAAGCTGACGGTTCCGGGCCGCGCGAATACCCGGCGGCGGTCGCGGATGATGCCGATCACGCTGGCGCCGCGCTCAGCCTCCAGATGCTCGACCTTGCGTCCGGCCCAGGGCGAGCCGGGCCGTACCAGGGCTTCGGTCACGTAGTCGCTGACCCGGAAACGGTCGATGTCGTCGCGCGCCACACCCCGGTCGCGGGGGATCAGCCGCCAGCCCACCAACGCCAGGTACGCCACCCCGGCGACGCCGACCGTCAATCCCACCGGCAGGAAATCGAACATCAGGAAGCGGGAGCCGGTGGCGTCGGCCCGGAAAGCCGAGATCAGCAGGTTGGGCGGCGTCCCGATCAGCGTGCTCATGCCGCCCAGCAGGGTCGCGAAGGACAGCGGCATCAGCAGCATGCCGGGCGGGTAGCCGTTCCGCCGGGCGGTGGACAGCGCGATCGGCATCAGCAGGGCCAGGGCCCCGACATTGTTCATGAAGGCCGACAGGCCGGCACCCAAGGCGCAGATCGCGGCTACGTGGCCGGCCGGGCCGCCGGCCAGCGCCGTGCAGCGGCGCGCCACCTCGTCCACCACGCCGGTCCGCCCCAGCGTGCGGGTGATCACGAGGACCATGGCGACGGTCACCACGGCCGGATTGCTGAAGCCGGCGAAGGCGGCCTCCGGCGGGATCAATCCGACCAGGACGCAGGTCATCAGGCTCGTCATGGCGACGATGTCGAAGCGCCAGCGGTCGAGGATGAACACCCCGAGCGTTGCCCCCAGCACCGCCAGGAGCACCGCCTGGTCCCATGTCATGATGGAGATTCCGCCGGGCCGGGCCGGCTACCCGGCGCTGCGCAGCAGTTCCCGGGCATCGCCGGCGCCCTGGAGCGCCCGGGCCAGGGTCATCCCGTCCAGGATTTCGGTCGTCGCGTCATGCACCTTGGCGAAGACCTTGCGGACGGCGCACCGCTCCTCGTCGACGCACTCCTCGCAGCGGCGATAGGCCATGCGGCTGAGACAGGGCAGCGGCGCCAGCGGGCCGTCGATGATGCGGACGATCTCGCCGAAGGAAATCCTGTCCGCCGGCTTCAGCAACGCATAGCCGCCGTTCTTGCCGCGCCAGCTCTGCACCACGCCCTGGTGCTTGAGGTCCAGCAGGATCTGTTCGAGAAAGCGCTTGGGCAGCCGCTGCCGCTCGGCGATGTCGCCGATCATCAGAGACTGGCCCTCGTCCAGTTCGGCGAGCACCAGCAAGGCCTGCAATGCGTACTTGGCTTTCTGGGACAGCAACTCCCGGTTCCCCTGGCTTCGGCTGGAATGCGGCCGCCGCGCGGGACGGCCTATTTTCATTATGGAATATAGTGCGGCGCATCCAACGCTGCAAATCGGAGGGATCAGCGGTTTCAGCCGATAAGATGCAGATGCGTCACGGTTTCGGGTGGATTCTCATCCAGCGAACGCCGAGCCCGAGATGATGACGGCGAACAGGCCCAGAACGCCGGCGCTCACCCGCTGCACCCAGCGCCTCCGGGAGGGGCCGGCCGCTCCGGCGGTCAGACAGGCGCCGATGGTGATCCAGCAGCCCGCGAGCAGGACGATCAGGCCGACCAGCCCCGTCAGATAGGGGACCGCAGCCGCGAACGCGCCGCTTGCCAGGTGCGGCACGACGGTGAAGGCGAGCACCAGCGCCTTGGGGTTCAGCAGGGTCGTGACGTACACCCGCGCGAAGGGGACGGGCTGTACCTCCACGCCGTCCAGCACCGCGTTCCAGTGGCGCCACGCCAGGTACGCGAGATAGGTGCCGCACAGGACGCGCAGCGCCGTATCGAAGAGCGGCCATGACTGCGTGGCGGGTCCCAGCACCGCCGCCAGCACGAGAATCGAGCAGAGATATCCCGCCGCCTCGGCGAGGATCAGGGGCAGCGAACGCCTGAAGCCGACCGTGGCGCCCGACGCGGCGAGCAGCGTGTTGGTCGGGCCGGGCGTGGCCAGCAGGCCGATAACCGCCAGGACGAAAGCGATCGGTTCCGTCATGCGCCATTCCTCTGCGACCGGGTGATTGTTCCCGCGGCGCACCATCCATGATTCCGGTTTTGCGGACCAGAGGAATCCGCATCCGGGAACGCGGAACGCCGACTACCCCCAAATCAAGTCGGAACCGCCGGTGAAGGACGATGTTTACCTGCCACCTCTTGTGAAAATACCACCTCTTGTGAAAAGGCAGAATTCGGCATGCGGACGACCGTGGTTTCGTTTTTCGTTGCTTTCGGGTTGATCGGGCCGCTGATCGGTACCGCCCCTGCCGTCGCCGAGGACGAGCCCGCGGCCGGGGATTCGGTCGTGATCGAAGGCGAAGCCTCGTTCTACGGCGGCAAGTTCAACGGCCGCAAGACCGCCAACGGCGAGACGTTCAACGAGAACAAGATGACCGCCGCCTCCAAGGAACTGCCGCTGGGTTCGACGGCGACGGTGACGCACGAGGAGAGCGGCAAGTCGGTCGACGTCAAGATCAACGACCGCGGCCCCTATGTGGACGGACGGGTGCTCGACCTGTCGAAAGGGGCGGCGAAGAAGCTGGACATGATCGACGACGGCACCGCGCCGGTCCGGATCGAGGCCGATCCGGACAAGCAGCCCAACGACAAGGTTCGCGAAAAGGTCGAGGACTTGGCCGAGAAGAAGAACGCCGCCGAGAAGAAGAACGCCGCCGGGGAAAAGGAAACCGGGGGCAAGGAAACCGCCAAGGCCGACTGATCGGCCGAGGCGGGTTCCCGCAGGGTCAGAACGCGACCTGGTCGCCGCCCTTGAGCGCCAGGATCTCGCGCGCCTCCGCGGCGGTCGCGACCTCCAGGCCCAACCCCTCCAGGATGCCCCTGACCCGGCGGACCTGGACGGCGTTGCTCTCGGCCAGCTTGCCGGGACCGTCCCACAGGCTGTCCTCCAGCCCGACCCGGACATTGGCGCCCATGGCGGCGGCCATGGCGGCGATCGGCATCTGGTTGCGCCCGGCCCCCAGGACCGACCAGCGGTAATCGTCGCCGAACAGCCGGTCCGCCGTCCGTTTCATGTGAAGCACGTCCTCGGGATGCGGGCCTATGCCGCCGAGCAGGCCGAACACGGTCTGGACGAACAGCGGCCCCTTGACCAGCCCCCGGTCGCGGAAATGGGCGAGGTTGTAGAGGTGCGAGACGTCGTAGCACTCGAACTCGAACCGGGTGCCGTTCTCGGTGCAGGTCTTCAGGACATACTCGATGTCGCTGAAGGTGTTCTTGAACACCAGGTCGCGGCTGTTCTCCAGGTGCTGCCGCTCCCACTCGAACTTGAAATCCTTGAAGCGGTTCAGCATCGGGTACAGGCCGAAATTCATCGAGCCCATGTTGAGCGACGCCACCTCCGGGTGGAGCGTCGCCGCCGGGCGGACCCGCTCCTCCACCGTCATGTAGGGGGCGCCGCCGGTGGTCAGGTTGATCACGCAGTCGGTCCGCTGCTTGATCACCTTCAGGAAGGGCTGGAACGCCTCCGGACTCTGGTCCGGCTTGCCGGTCTCCGGGTTGCGGGCATGCAGGTGGACGATCGCTGCACCGGCCTCCGCGGCACCGATCGCGGCGTCGGCGATCTCCTCCGGCGTGACCGGCAGGTGCGGCGACATGGACGGGGTATGGATCGCACCGGTGACGGCGCAGGTGATGATGACCTTGCGGGACTGTGCCATGTCTGTCGTTTCCTCCTCAGTTTCCGAAGTCCGATGCGGCCTTGCGCTTGTGCCGGCTCAGCGCCATCAGGCGCCGGTCGCGCCAGCGCTGGCGATCGCCCAGCTTCTCCTGCGGGACGCGCTCGCGGCGCTGGCGCTCGACCGTGTCGAGCACCTCGCCGGTCCAGTCGGCGCGGCGCTGCATCGATTTGTAGAGCCGCTCGTACAGCCCGCCGTAGCGGGAGACGTAGTCGCGGACGCCGCCGGGCGCGTTGAGGTCGATCGTCTCGAACGGGCCGATGAAGGACCAGCGCAGCGCCAGGCCTTCGCGCAATCCCACATCGACGTCCTCGACCGTGCAATAGCCGTCGGCGACCAGCCGGAACGCCTCCTCCAGCAGCGCGCCCTGGAGCCGGTTCATGACGAAGCCGTCCAGCTCGCGCGACATCACGATGGGCGACTGGCCGATCGCGTGCATGATCTCCTCGGCGCGCTTCATCGCCTCGGGCGTGGTCCAGGGGGCCGGAACCAGCTCGACCGCCGGGATCAGGTAGGGCGGATTGATCGGGTGCGCGACCAGGCAGCGGCCCCGCCCCTCCAGCGCCTCGGTGAAGGCCGACGGCACGATGCCGGAGGTCGAACTGGCGCAGACCGCCCCGGCGGGTGCCAGCGGATCGATCGACGCCCACACCTCGCGCTTGATCTCGACGATCTCGGGCGTGTTCTCCTGCACCCAGGAGGTGCCGTCGAGCGCCTCGGCCAAGGTTTTGGCGACGCCGACCCGCCCGCCGACCTCGGCCGCGGACTGGCCGTTCAGCAGGTCCTCGGACGCCAGGTCCTCCAGCAGGGCCAGGGTGGTGGCGCGGCTGGCCTCGGCCGCCCCGTCGGCCTGGTCCCACATCACCACGTCCCAGCCGGCGCGTGCGAAGGCGATGGCCCAGGAACGGCCGATCAGGCCGGACCCGACGATGGATGCCCGTTGGTTCATCAGCTTGTCCTCAGCTCTTGATCAGAGGTTTTCGACATTGCCGCAGACGCTGAGCGACTGGCCGGAAACGTTGCGCCCCGCCGGCGACACCAGGAAGACGACCGTGGCGGCGATGTCCTCTGCCGTCACCATCCGGCGCAGCGAGACCTTCTGAAGGTACTCGTGCTCCATCTCGCCATAGGTGACGCCCACCTGGTCCGCCCGCGCGCCGATCACCTTCTCGATCCGCGGGCCGGCGACGATGCCGGGCAGGATCGCGTTGACCGTGATGCCGGACGGCCCCAGCTCCTTGGCGAGGCTCTCGGTCAGTCCGATCACGCCCCATTTGGCGGCGGCGTAGGGCGTGCGGAAAGCGTATCCCAGCCGGCCCGCGACCGACGACATGTTGATGATGGCGCCGGAACCGCCCTGCTTCAGCATCGGCACGGCGCGCCGGGCGCACAGGAATTGGCCGGTCAGGTCGATGTCGATGCAGCGGCGCCAGTCCTGCGGGTCGATATCCTCGATCGCGGCGGTCGGCCCGGCGATGCCGGCATTGTTGACCAGCACGTCCAGTCCGCCCAGGCCGGTCCTGATCTCGTCGAACAGGCGGTCCACCGCGGCATCGTCCGACACGTCGGCGACCGTGGTCCCGACGTCCGGAAGGGCCTCGCGGCAGCGGGCCAGCGCCGCCTCGTCCACGTCGCAGACATGGACCTTGGCCCCGGCCTCGACCAGCGCGCGGGCGATCGCCAGTCCGATGCCCGAAGCGCCGGCGGTGACCAGCGCCCTCCTTCCGTTGGCGCGGAAGTCCGTCATGTTTTTCCCTCCCCAGGTTCGCGGCCGCGGGTGCGGCCACGTCGACGGTTGACCGTCCGGTTCTTTTGATCATAAATCAAAGATCATGGATCGAGGCAAGGCCCTTCGAGGCGCCGAGGAAAAGAAAGCAACACCGATGGCGGTCACGTCCAAGACCCTTCCCCTGCGCCCGGTGCTCCGGGAGACCGTCCAGGACCATGTCTACCGCCAGCTCAAGGACCTGATCCTGAACGGCGGGATCGAGCCGGGCCGGACGGTGACGATCCAGAGCCTGGCCGACGCCTTCGGCGTCAGCGCCATGCCGGTGCGCGAGGCGCTCCACCGCCTGGTCGCGGAGAAGGCGCTGACCGTCGTGGCCGGCCGCTCGGTCGGCATCCCGCCCCTGAGCGTCGAGCGGCTGGAGGATCTGAAGCGGGTCCGGATCGAGATCGAGGGTGTGGCCACCGAATGGGCGGCGCGATCGATCTCCGCCGCCGACCTGGAGCGGCTGGACGCCCTGATGGCCGAGATGGAGGCCGCCCATGGCGAGCGGGACGGCCGCCGCTACGTCCCGGCCAACCGGGAGTTCCATTTCACGATCTACCGGGCGGCCGGATCGGCCTCGATGCTGTCGATCATCGAGTCCCTGTGGCTGCGGATCGGCCCCTATTTCGACCTGCTGAACTCCGCCGGCAGCCTGGGGGCCTCCAACGCCGAGCACCGCGCGATCCGCGACGCGCTGCTGCGCGGCGACGGCCCCGCGGCCCGCGCGGCACTCAAGGCGGACATCGAGGGGGCGGCGAAGGCGCTGACCTGCATCCTTGAGGCGCAGGC contains:
- a CDS encoding LysE family translocator, with protein sequence MTEPIAFVLAVIGLLATPGPTNTLLAASGATVGFRRSLPLILAEAAGYLCSILVLAAVLGPATQSWPLFDTALRVLCGTYLAYLAWRHWNAVLDGVEVQPVPFARVYVTTLLNPKALVLAFTVVPHLASGAFAAAVPYLTGLVGLIVLLAGCWITIGACLTAGAAGPSRRRWVQRVSAGVLGLFAVIISGSAFAG
- a CDS encoding SLC13 family permease; the protein is MTWDQAVLLAVLGATLGVFILDRWRFDIVAMTSLMTCVLVGLIPPEAAFAGFSNPAVVTVAMVLVITRTLGRTGVVDEVARRCTALAGGPAGHVAAICALGAGLSAFMNNVGALALLMPIALSTARRNGYPPGMLLMPLSFATLLGGMSTLIGTPPNLLISAFRADATGSRFLMFDFLPVGLTVGVAGVAYLALVGWRLIPRDRGVARDDIDRFRVSDYVTEALVRPGSPWAGRKVEHLEAERGASVIGIIRDRRRVFARPGTVSFQSGDVVLLETDTATLRQLVELEGFALVAQGGGGRQLVLTEAIVAPNALIQGSSALSLDLRERWGVNLVAVSRQGRRFEGRLRDASLSAGDILLLDGDRDTVAEAMAELGCVPLADRKLEFEPQRTLLALPVFGAAVAVAAFDLASAAVAFACAVILMLATRIIRPTTLYESVDWPVIVLLGAMIPLGTAVQTTGLADRIGDAVIMLAPQTGAMGMLAVVLIATMVVTPVLNNTATVVIMAPVVISIARQLGVSPDAFLMAVAIGASCDFLTPFGHHNNSIILGPGGYRFGDFWRVGLPLDLIVVGLSLLIIPRVWPF
- a CDS encoding 3-hydroxyacyl-CoA dehydrogenase; the encoded protein is MNQRASIVGSGLIGRSWAIAFARAGWDVVMWDQADGAAEASRATTLALLEDLASEDLLNGQSAAEVGGRVGVAKTLAEALDGTSWVQENTPEIVEIKREVWASIDPLAPAGAVCASSTSGIVPSAFTEALEGRGRCLVAHPINPPYLIPAVELVPAPWTTPEAMKRAEEIMHAIGQSPIVMSRELDGFVMNRLQGALLEEAFRLVADGYCTVEDVDVGLREGLALRWSFIGPFETIDLNAPGGVRDYVSRYGGLYERLYKSMQRRADWTGEVLDTVERQRRERVPQEKLGDRQRWRDRRLMALSRHKRKAASDFGN
- a CDS encoding RrF2 family transcriptional regulator; the protein is MLSQKAKYALQALLVLAELDEGQSLMIGDIAERQRLPKRFLEQILLDLKHQGVVQSWRGKNGGYALLKPADRISFGEIVRIIDGPLAPLPCLSRMAYRRCEECVDEERCAVRKVFAKVHDATTEILDGMTLARALQGAGDARELLRSAG
- a CDS encoding 3-keto-5-aminohexanoate cleavage protein; translation: MAQSRKVIITCAVTGAIHTPSMSPHLPVTPEEIADAAIGAAEAGAAIVHLHARNPETGKPDQSPEAFQPFLKVIKQRTDCVINLTTGGAPYMTVEERVRPAATLHPEVASLNMGSMNFGLYPMLNRFKDFKFEWERQHLENSRDLVFKNTFSDIEYVLKTCTENGTRFEFECYDVSHLYNLAHFRDRGLVKGPLFVQTVFGLLGGIGPHPEDVLHMKRTADRLFGDDYRWSVLGAGRNQMPIAAMAAAMGANVRVGLEDSLWDGPGKLAESNAVQVRRVRGILEGLGLEVATAAEAREILALKGGDQVAF
- a CDS encoding SDR family oxidoreductase, with the protein product MTDFRANGRRALVTAGASGIGLAIARALVEAGAKVHVCDVDEAALARCREALPDVGTTVADVSDDAAVDRLFDEIRTGLGGLDVLVNNAGIAGPTAAIEDIDPQDWRRCIDIDLTGQFLCARRAVPMLKQGGSGAIINMSSVAGRLGYAFRTPYAAAKWGVIGLTESLAKELGPSGITVNAILPGIVAGPRIEKVIGARADQVGVTYGEMEHEYLQKVSLRRMVTAEDIAATVVFLVSPAGRNVSGQSLSVCGNVENL
- a CDS encoding GntR family transcriptional regulator, with amino-acid sequence MAVTSKTLPLRPVLRETVQDHVYRQLKDLILNGGIEPGRTVTIQSLADAFGVSAMPVREALHRLVAEKALTVVAGRSVGIPPLSVERLEDLKRVRIEIEGVATEWAARSISAADLERLDALMAEMEAAHGERDGRRYVPANREFHFTIYRAAGSASMLSIIESLWLRIGPYFDLLNSAGSLGASNAEHRAIRDALLRGDGPAARAALKADIEGAAKALTCILEAQASG
- a CDS encoding septal ring lytic transglycosylase RlpA family protein, giving the protein MRTTVVSFFVAFGLIGPLIGTAPAVAEDEPAAGDSVVIEGEASFYGGKFNGRKTANGETFNENKMTAASKELPLGSTATVTHEESGKSVDVKINDRGPYVDGRVLDLSKGAAKKLDMIDDGTAPVRIEADPDKQPNDKVREKVEDLAEKKNAAEKKNAAGEKETGGKETAKAD